The Phaseolus vulgaris cultivar G19833 chromosome 10, P. vulgaris v2.0, whole genome shotgun sequence DNA window AATATCATTCTAAAAGTAGATACAAGTTTGTGACACAAACTTAAAAGGAAGGAATGATTACAAGAAATCGAGTTTATGTTAAAGGGTAACAATATCATTCATATCAAGTTAATTATTGTGGAATCTTAATAGATAAAGGAAGGGTGTACATATTGGTCGAAtaaaaaacactacaaaaaaacgtgtataatgtggcggttattttcataaaaactaGCGTTTTTAATCGCCGCATTATACGTCTGTGGCGGTATTGTGTATCGCCAGAATtcttgccgccacaaagtttaatgtggcggtcaaATGAGAACCTTTGTAGCAGACGCCATAGTATGCATTATATAATGTGGCGGTTTTAAGTGTGCAATTGACgtcagttataaatgtcgtaattttaAAACTGGGTAAACCAATTCTTACGTAAATAGTGACAGTTTTAACCACTACTTAATACAGTATAgtatgacatttataatacactttataattgatattaaatatttaattttatttttaatatttataataatttatttaattctattttataatttgatttcataatattatttaatttgatattataattaaactttaatttcatttttaatatttataataatttatttaattctattttataatttaattttataatattaattaatttgatattatgtttcataatatatataattaagttataacataaactaatttcataatataattaaaattgagaaATATAATATTCAGATGATTTCATTGATTGAAATAACAAAGTTGATAATATGAAACTAATCCTGTTATACTTTTCTTTCGAGTAAACGTGTCTAGAATTTATTACTTTAGGTGTGAGTTGTCGAAACATGTTTCTCGAATTTATTACTCACATCTCACAATTATGATCCACACACTATTCTCATGAGAAAAACATAGACAATTTCCTCTGTCTTTCTCAGCTTCCACCAGGAAGGAACTACGATAAAAATATCAAGTGGTGAACAAATCACACTTGTCTCTAAAAGTTTATTTATTCTGTTAGCTATGTTGTGTAACTAGTTTCAGACTATTATCACTCATTCTTCTATTCCCGTCAAACTTTCATCTCCATGGCGCTGCAAGAAAACGgttcagaaaaaaaattctcattTGCTCTAGTGAAGAACTTTTTGCATCAACTCCGTCATCTATTCGTCAACTCTAAGGCCCTATTCTTCATGGGCGGTAATCATTAAAGTATATGCAACTAATTGTGTTGTTTATGGGAACTAAATTTTAACTTAACTCTTTCACCCTTAACTTTTTTTCAGCTTTGGCTGCAAGCTACATCATTGTGGAATTCTCGGTGTTCTCTACTATGATGGATTACTACGAAGAATCAGTGATGGTAGAGGATCTAGGAAGAAGTGCTATTTTAAGAAATCTACAAGATGGTCTATCGTCACTCCTGTTCATTTTTGTTTCTCTAATCTCAGAAGCATATACGGGTCCCGTCACTATGATCAGTATTTGCGCTGCAGCTTCGATCGAGGTAGTATATGCATATActctaaaaaaattgaaaggcTCATAACAGGGCAAGTTTACATTAAGGGAAAAAGAGTAGTCTCCAAGTTGAGAGAATAAGATTTAGTTAGTAAATGAGTGAGGTGTTATGATGGACATGTAGTGAGAAGTTCGATATTTGGGAAGAGAGAAGAGTAGGGAGAATTAGACTGAATTATTGTTAGAAATCTTTTAGAAGAgtacttttctctctcttttcaaGAAGTCTCAAACTCtgtttcttttttcttgtttgtagAGTCACCCAAACTCACTGAGCTTTTGAattactaataatatatatagcCTCTGGTATTCCTTTTTCTGCATGTTACTAATAATAAACTGGTTAGGCAATGGTTTGTTAGATGGAAGGGAAAGAACCTTGTTCCTATGATCTACATGGAGGATGAAGCTCCGTTGCATACTCAGTTTCCTGATATTAGCCTTGAGGACAAGGCTGCTATCTCAGGGAAGGAAATTATAAGACACCTATGCATCAACAAGATGGTTATGCATTTAATATACTTGGGAAAAATGAAAGACCCAAAATATGACAAGGGTATCCTAGGAGAAAGAGAATGAGACACACTAGTAGAGAGAATGAGTTAGTTAGTGGAAATCAGTTAGAAGAGTATTGTACTCTTTTGAAAGAGTTTTagactctttttctttttcgtaTATCTCACTGGATTCTCGAATTGCTAATTATATATTCTTTGATATTCCTTTTTCTATCAGTAATCAACACgtgacaaaacaaaaaaactctTATTCTAATGACAGGGTTTAATGCTAATATGGATATCAGCTTATTCAGAATCATCTGGTGCACTCTATGCAGCCATATTGTTCCTTACAATAGGGAAAAGTGGTCAAACGCTTTTAGACAGTTTTCTTGAAAATAAGGTGGAAGAGATATTTGAAGCAAGAGAAAAAATCGAAATAAAAGATGGAAGCACAGAAAAACAAAATGAGCTTGACCTCATACGTATAATTCTTACAAATACGTGGTTGTTAGCTCCATTGGCTGTTGGATACGTGGTAATAGTATTTACTGACTTTTTCAATCAAGATTACGATATTATCTTCAGAAATTCAGCAGTTCTGATGGGAGGGTGTTATCTTTTGTTCCTCTTTGGTAGTACGAAGTATAGACACGAACAAGTATGTGATGAAAGCAATCTAGGAAAGATCTTGAGAATCTGCAAAGCAGCTTGTGGCAGACGAGAATCAGATTATCCAGCCTCAGAGAATGGTTATTACTGGAAGGGTAATGTGCGGACCAATTTATGTTATGTCTACGGTAAAGGAGTGAGATTAAAGCCACGAGTTCCACGGCTCTTCAGGTGGTTGGACAAAGCAGCTATACTTGTTCCTGATGTGAGTCTGGACACACAAGAAAGGGATGGGAAGGTTTGCTCGGTAAAGGAGGTGAGGGAAGTGAAGAACCTTGTTCCTATGAACTACCTGTGCTTTTCCTTCTTTGCTTACAGTTTACTCGTGGCTACTGGCAACACTTTTTTTGTTGCACAAGCAAGCAGCATGACAACTACCAATGGCTATGATATCTCTAAACTCTTTTTGATCGAGGTTGCCGCGGAAAAAGTGTCGCGATTCATCTGCTTTTTGATCATGGTCGGCTTGCGTAGTATGAGAACCACACATTCTACGTCGAAAACATTTGTAGTGACGACTTCGATTATAAGGATTGGTTTTGGAATGGTGTGTGCCGTAATTTGCTGCTTCGTAGCACGGAAGGTGGAGCTTCATAGATTGTCTTGGATATTAAATCAGA harbors:
- the LOC137819071 gene encoding protein NRT1/ PTR FAMILY 5.5-like, producing MLIWISAYSESSGALYAAILFLTIGKSGQTLLDSFLENKVEEIFEAREKIEIKDGSTEKQNELDLIRIILTNTWLLAPLAVGYVVIVFTDFFNQDYDIIFRNSAVLMGGCYLLFLFGSTKYRHEQVCDESNLGKILRICKAACGRRESDYPASENGYYWKGNVRTNLCYVYGKGVRLKPRVPRLFRWLDKAAILVPDVSLDTQERDGKVCSVKEVREVKNLVPMNYLCFSFFAYSLLVATGNTFFVAQASSMTTTNGYDISKLFLIEVAAEKVSRFICFLIMVGLRSMRTTHSTSKTFVVTTSIIRIGFGMVCAVICCFVARKVELHRLSWILNQTKELKIAALYPQFILLGMTEALVEGGLKKLFHAHVAKSMWSFVDSYIELVNGIGKLLLIPLVLMFRGSWFKKTIDTSHLDRFYLMLGILNAALLLVCGYYSFRYTYKETSPEDAAQPDQEDEENPEGHVEEEENQVEANVEEQEDHLGHFEEEDQVEENV